The following proteins are encoded in a genomic region of Verrucomicrobiota bacterium:
- the gatC gene encoding Asp-tRNA(Asn)/Glu-tRNA(Gln) amidotransferase subunit GatC, whose protein sequence is MSPEDLDVEYVAELARIKLTPEEVATFRSQLGHILDHVAKLNRLNVAGVEPTAHSFPLYNVFRADEVRPGLPREDALANAPRQAQGLFLVTKVLD, encoded by the coding sequence ATGAGTCCGGAAGATCTCGATGTCGAGTACGTCGCCGAATTAGCCCGCATCAAACTCACCCCCGAAGAGGTTGCCACATTCCGGTCTCAGCTTGGGCACATTCTTGATCACGTCGCCAAGCTGAACCGGTTAAACGTTGCCGGAGTGGAGCCTACGGCCCACAGTTTCCCTCTCTACAACGTATTTCGGGCCGACGAGGTAAGGCCGGGCCTGCCCAGGGAAGACGCGCTGGCCAACGCTCCCCGCCAGGCACAGGGATTATTTCTGGTGACGAAAGTTTTGGATTAA
- the gatA gene encoding Asp-tRNA(Asn)/Glu-tRNA(Gln) amidotransferase subunit GatA produces MDQIFTLDVHGLRSKIAAKEVSPIEVVRALARRIEAVDPAIRGYLSFDLEQAIRDAEAADVTRPLGGVPIAIKDLISVRGAPCTCGSKILAGYRAPYDATVITRLRAAGAIPFGRANMDEFAMGSSTENSAFGPTHNPYDPARTPGGSSGGSAAVVASDEAFTALGSDTGGSIRQPAAFCGCVGLKPTYGRVSRYGLVAFASSLDQIGPFTKTVRDAALLLQVISGVDPCDSTSLNEPVPDFTAGLERGVKGMRLGLPREYFISGLDPQVERAVRRAVDHYGKLGADVVEVSLPHTEYALSTYYIIAPAEASANLARFDGVRYGYRAEQPADLPDHYGRTREAGFGAEVKRRIILGTYALSSGYYDAYYLTAQKARTLIREDFSRVFKEVDAVICPTSPTPAFKLGERANDPLSMYLADVFTLAANIAGICGISIPCGFAEVEGKFLPIGLQILGDTLEEARLLQVANAYEQTTDWHKRRPGLAGVTGNA; encoded by the coding sequence GTGGATCAGATCTTTACGCTCGATGTGCACGGGTTGCGCTCGAAGATCGCCGCAAAGGAAGTGTCGCCCATTGAGGTGGTGCGGGCCTTGGCGCGCCGGATCGAGGCGGTGGATCCCGCGATTCGGGGGTACCTTTCCTTTGACCTGGAACAAGCGATCCGCGACGCCGAAGCAGCTGACGTGACCAGGCCGCTCGGCGGTGTGCCGATCGCGATCAAAGACCTTATCAGTGTCCGGGGCGCACCCTGCACGTGCGGGTCCAAGATCCTGGCCGGATACCGTGCCCCGTACGACGCGACGGTGATTACCCGGCTGCGTGCGGCCGGGGCGATACCGTTCGGTCGCGCCAACATGGATGAATTTGCCATGGGATCGTCGACCGAGAATTCAGCGTTCGGCCCCACCCACAACCCGTACGATCCGGCTCGAACCCCGGGCGGTTCCAGCGGCGGGTCGGCGGCGGTGGTGGCATCCGACGAGGCGTTCACTGCGCTGGGGTCAGATACCGGAGGTTCGATTCGCCAGCCGGCGGCCTTTTGCGGGTGCGTGGGTCTGAAACCGACTTACGGCCGGGTGTCGCGTTACGGTCTCGTGGCTTTTGCATCGTCCCTCGACCAGATCGGCCCGTTCACGAAGACTGTCCGGGATGCGGCCTTGCTCCTACAGGTGATTTCGGGCGTGGATCCCTGCGACTCCACGTCGCTGAACGAACCCGTGCCGGATTTCACGGCCGGCCTCGAACGGGGGGTCAAGGGAATGCGGCTCGGGCTGCCGCGTGAATACTTCATCAGCGGGCTGGATCCGCAGGTGGAGCGGGCCGTCCGCCGGGCGGTTGACCATTATGGGAAGCTCGGTGCCGACGTCGTGGAGGTTTCGCTCCCCCACACCGAGTACGCGCTCAGCACCTACTACATCATCGCCCCTGCCGAGGCATCGGCAAACCTCGCACGCTTCGACGGCGTCCGGTACGGTTACCGGGCGGAACAACCGGCGGACCTGCCGGACCATTACGGCCGTACCCGGGAAGCGGGATTTGGGGCGGAGGTAAAACGCCGGATCATCCTGGGCACGTACGCGTTGAGTTCGGGGTATTACGACGCCTACTACTTAACCGCGCAAAAGGCGCGTACGCTCATTCGTGAAGATTTTTCCCGCGTGTTTAAGGAGGTTGATGCCGTGATCTGTCCTACCTCGCCCACGCCGGCGTTCAAACTGGGTGAACGGGCAAACGATCCGCTGAGCATGTACCTGGCCGACGTTTTTACACTGGCTGCGAACATCGCCGGGATTTGCGGCATCAGCATTCCCTGCGGGTTTGCGGAGGTGGAAGGCAAATTTTTGCCGATCGGCCTCCAGATCCTCGGCGACACCCTCGAGGAAGCCCGGCTCCTGCAGGTCGCCAACGCGTACGAGCAAACGACCGACTGGCACAAACGGCGGCCCGGGCTCGCGGGCGTAACGGGTAACGCGTAA